The following proteins are co-located in the Polymorphospora rubra genome:
- a CDS encoding MarR family winged helix-turn-helix transcriptional regulator, which yields MGTQHLSDAELAAQPAAYWTGVAYEALIAFTRARQAEFGFTQPQFWLLRNLSKNDISPDGHGMTVPELERAMSTYLRPEDDLRAEAEILRKRGWLTRDAEERWWITEAGEDARAGLKKYAPAIRDQIHRGIDDVDYVTTLKVLRQMIRNTGGPTV from the coding sequence ATGGGGACACAGCACCTTTCCGACGCCGAGTTGGCGGCTCAACCCGCCGCCTACTGGACCGGCGTGGCGTACGAGGCCCTCATCGCCTTCACCCGCGCCCGGCAGGCCGAGTTCGGCTTCACCCAGCCTCAGTTCTGGCTGCTACGCAACCTGTCGAAGAACGACATCTCACCCGACGGCCACGGCATGACCGTCCCCGAACTCGAGCGGGCGATGAGCACCTACCTGCGTCCCGAGGACGATCTCCGGGCCGAGGCGGAGATTCTGCGGAAACGCGGCTGGCTCACCCGGGACGCCGAAGAGCGGTGGTGGATCACCGAAGCGGGGGAGGACGCTCGCGCCGGTCTCAAGAAGTACGCTCCGGCGATCCGCGATCAGATCCACCGGGGCATCGATGACGTCGACTACGTCACGACGCTCAAGGTGCTCCGGCAGATGATCCGGAACACCGGTGGCCCCACCGTCTGA
- a CDS encoding CGNR zinc finger domain-containing protein — MHWVEVDGYPMPVLLGGHPALDFCNTWAGWETRPPPETPPRPGTPPPADLPDQDWLGDFDRLAVWTGHAGVLTPDTVRRLRDAGHREPAAADRTVDDARRLRSALHDVLLDPADDAAFRHVAAQAERAAAHTVLANGPDGIARWILPADAGLALPVLAAARAGADLLTSPDRTRVRACPGEMCGWLFLDPRGRRRWCSMAVCGNRAKVRAYASRHRPD; from the coding sequence GTGCACTGGGTCGAGGTCGACGGCTACCCGATGCCCGTCCTGCTCGGCGGGCACCCCGCCCTGGACTTCTGCAACACCTGGGCCGGCTGGGAAACACGCCCACCGCCCGAAACTCCCCCGCGGCCCGGCACTCCCCCACCCGCCGACCTGCCCGACCAGGACTGGCTCGGCGACTTCGACCGGCTCGCGGTGTGGACCGGCCACGCCGGCGTCCTCACCCCCGACACCGTGCGCCGACTGCGGGACGCCGGACACCGGGAACCGGCCGCCGCCGACCGGACCGTCGACGACGCCCGACGGTTGCGTTCGGCGCTGCACGACGTACTGCTCGATCCGGCCGACGACGCGGCGTTCCGGCACGTCGCCGCGCAGGCCGAACGGGCCGCCGCGCACACCGTGCTGGCGAACGGCCCGGACGGGATCGCCCGGTGGATCCTGCCCGCGGACGCCGGCCTCGCCCTGCCGGTGCTCGCCGCCGCCCGCGCCGGTGCCGACCTGCTGACCTCGCCGGACCGGACCCGGGTCCGGGCCTGCCCCGGCGAGATGTGCGGCTGGCTGTTCCTCGACCCGCGCGGCCGGCGGCGCTGGTGCAGCATGGCCGTCTGCGGCAACCGGGCCAAGGTACGCGCGTACGCCAGCCGGCACCGGCCGGACTGA
- a CDS encoding nuclear transport factor 2 family protein — protein sequence MDDTATTRRAAIDYVDRLENRDWPGWTALLTDNVVYEMPQTRERVRGRDAFLRFNTEYPGDWHLRVRRVVADGRTAALWLDFRVGAEQQDACVWLEMSEHGLISRVVDYWPEPYDPPPGREHLVERW from the coding sequence ATGGATGACACCGCGACGACCCGCCGGGCCGCGATCGATTACGTCGATCGCCTGGAGAACCGCGACTGGCCCGGGTGGACCGCCCTGCTCACCGACAATGTCGTCTACGAGATGCCGCAGACCCGCGAGCGGGTCCGCGGCAGGGACGCGTTCCTGCGGTTCAACACCGAGTATCCCGGCGACTGGCACCTACGGGTGCGTCGGGTGGTCGCCGACGGCCGGACCGCCGCGCTGTGGCTCGACTTCCGGGTCGGTGCCGAGCAGCAGGATGCGTGCGTCTGGCTGGAGATGTCCGAGCACGGGCTGATCAGCCGGGTCGTCGACTACTGGCCCGAGCCGTACGATCCGCCGCCGGGCCGGGAACATCTCGTGGAGCGGTGGTGA
- a CDS encoding aminoglycoside phosphotransferase family protein — MHEDQLGVADQTVRALVDAQFPRWRRLPVRRIASQGTVNAIFRLGERLTARFPLQPRAADAARTWLVGEAEAARELSGRTRFPTPEPVEIGEPGAGYPMPWSVQTWVPGVVAADRDPGGSHAFAADLAEFIDGVRTIDLRGRTFADQGRGGELKAHDGWLETCFRHSETLLDVPQLRRFWATMRELPRGGSADRMTHGDLIAGNVVVADGRLAGVLDVGGLGPADPALDLVSAWHLLEPGPRQTLRRQLGCDDSEWERGRAWAFVQAMGAVWYYDRTNPPMSRMGRRTLARIVADPPQG, encoded by the coding sequence ATGCACGAGGACCAGCTCGGCGTCGCCGACCAGACGGTGCGTGCGCTGGTGGACGCCCAGTTTCCCCGGTGGCGACGCCTGCCGGTCAGGCGCATCGCGTCGCAGGGAACGGTCAACGCCATCTTCCGGCTCGGGGAACGGCTCACAGCCCGGTTCCCGCTCCAACCCCGTGCGGCCGACGCGGCGCGGACCTGGCTGGTAGGTGAAGCGGAGGCGGCCCGCGAACTGTCGGGCCGTACCCGGTTTCCCACCCCCGAGCCGGTCGAGATCGGCGAACCCGGCGCCGGCTACCCGATGCCGTGGTCGGTGCAGACCTGGGTGCCCGGCGTGGTGGCCGCCGACCGGGACCCGGGTGGCTCGCATGCGTTCGCGGCCGACCTGGCCGAGTTCATCGACGGCGTACGAACCATCGACCTGCGGGGACGCACCTTCGCGGACCAGGGACGTGGCGGCGAACTGAAGGCGCACGACGGGTGGCTGGAGACCTGCTTCCGGCACAGCGAAACGCTGCTGGACGTCCCGCAGCTGCGCCGGTTCTGGGCCACGATGCGGGAGCTGCCGCGCGGCGGCTCCGCGGACCGGATGACCCACGGCGATCTCATCGCGGGCAACGTCGTGGTCGCCGACGGACGGTTGGCCGGGGTCCTCGACGTCGGTGGGCTGGGGCCGGCCGACCCTGCCCTCGACCTCGTGAGTGCCTGGCACCTGCTGGAACCCGGGCCACGGCAGACGCTCCGGCGGCAGCTCGGCTGCGACGATTCCGAATGGGAGCGGGGCAGGGCGTGGGCGTTCGTGCAGGCGATGGGAGCGGTCTGGTACTACGACCGGACCAACCCGCCCATGAGCCGGATGGGTCGACGTACCCTCGCACGCATCGTCGCCGACCCGCCGCAGGGATGA
- a CDS encoding lactate utilization protein: MVIVTVDESFAAPAGAVQLDQAAKALRDNGYTVHVVETPEEARKLVTDLVPRDQSVFTASSETLRLSGITAELDESGNFRSVRANAGEPSDDVYDQIRLGALPDVVVGSVHAVTEEGHLVVGSASGSQFAPYASGARRAIWVVGAQKVVPDLETGLRRIRTHSLPREHQRLQQSYGQSSFLGRVLILEREAFPDRGTVVLIREAIGF, translated from the coding sequence ATGGTAATCGTGACGGTCGACGAGTCTTTCGCCGCCCCGGCGGGCGCGGTGCAACTGGACCAAGCAGCGAAGGCACTGCGCGACAACGGATACACCGTTCATGTGGTGGAGACCCCCGAGGAGGCCCGAAAGCTGGTCACCGATCTGGTGCCCCGGGACCAGAGCGTGTTCACCGCCTCCAGCGAGACGTTGCGACTGTCCGGGATCACCGCCGAACTCGACGAGTCCGGCAACTTCCGGTCGGTCCGCGCGAACGCCGGCGAGCCCTCCGACGACGTCTACGACCAGATCCGGCTCGGCGCCCTGCCGGACGTCGTGGTCGGCAGCGTGCATGCGGTCACCGAAGAGGGCCACCTCGTCGTCGGCTCGGCCAGCGGCAGCCAGTTCGCGCCGTACGCGTCCGGTGCCCGGCGGGCGATCTGGGTGGTCGGCGCCCAGAAGGTGGTCCCGGATCTCGAAACCGGGCTACGCCGCATCCGCACCCACAGCCTGCCCCGGGAGCACCAGCGCCTCCAGCAGTCGTACGGGCAGTCGTCGTTCCTCGGCCGGGTTCTCATCCTCGAGCGGGAAGCCTTCCCGGACCGGGGCACCGTGGTGCTGATCCGCGAAGCCATCGGCTTCTAG
- a CDS encoding DUF998 domain-containing protein, which yields MVFWAGAAGAVLFVLVFLVDGGTRPNYSPVRHPVSALALGRRGWVQTANFIVSGAAITVGALGMVFEGSSILMGVVLTIFGLALVASGVFRMDPMLGYPPGAPAGIPKDNSLQHRLHDHAGAVVFLSLPLAAAIGAFALPATPWRIISGCLAAALFLGFGRFGKAWEDVSPRLGLIQRAVIVPGWGSLAVLFTALALGTI from the coding sequence GTGGTTTTCTGGGCGGGCGCCGCCGGAGCGGTCCTCTTCGTGCTGGTGTTCCTCGTCGACGGCGGGACCCGGCCGAACTACTCGCCCGTACGCCACCCGGTCAGCGCGTTGGCGCTCGGCCGGCGGGGCTGGGTCCAGACCGCCAACTTCATCGTCTCCGGCGCCGCGATCACGGTAGGGGCGCTCGGCATGGTCTTCGAGGGGTCGAGCATCCTGATGGGCGTGGTCCTGACCATCTTCGGCCTTGCTCTCGTCGCATCCGGGGTGTTCCGGATGGATCCGATGCTCGGATATCCGCCGGGCGCTCCAGCGGGGATACCCAAGGACAACAGCCTCCAGCACCGACTCCACGATCATGCTGGCGCGGTCGTCTTCCTGTCCCTGCCCCTCGCTGCGGCCATCGGTGCCTTCGCACTGCCCGCGACGCCCTGGCGGATCATCTCGGGCTGTCTCGCCGCCGCCCTGTTCCTCGGATTCGGCCGGTTCGGCAAGGCGTGGGAGGACGTGTCACCGCGCCTCGGTCTCATCCAGCGCGCCGTCATCGTCCCGGGATGGGGCTCACTCGCCGTGCTCTTCACCGCGCTGGCGCTCGGAACGATCTAG